TGCCGCAGCTGGGCCAGCGTGGAGGTCAGTGCGGGGCTTCCGGAGGCCTGCGCGAGCGTCTCGTGGAACCAGCCGCCCAGGGAACGCAGATCCTCGCTGTTGCCCCTCCTGGCCCGCTCCTGACCCAGCCTGACCAGGCCTCGGAGCACCTTGAGGTGGGCCTCGGTGCGGCGCTGCGCGGCCCGCGCGGCGCCCAGCGGCTCCAGGAGCATGCGCATCTCCAGCAGGTCGGAGGCCTCCTGCTCGGTGGGCTCCGCGACGCACGCGCCCGCGTGCCGGCGGGTGACCACGAAGCCCTCGGCCTCCAGCGTGCGCAGGGCCTCGCGCACGGGGACGCGCGAGACGCCGTAGCGGCGCGCGAGCAGTTCCTCGGTGAGCCGGCCGCCTCGCTCGTAGACACCCGCGACGATGTCGTCACGGATCGCCGTGCATACCGAGTGCGCCGGAATACGCATGACCGGACCTCCGCTTTAATCCCCGCGAAACGCCATCGATTGACGCTTGTTCAGTGACTCTATTGCAGGAAGCCCGAATTTCCGATGGCGGCCCGGAATCCATGGATATTTTTTGGACAGCCCCCGTAACGACGGTCTCACGAAACGCCGATGCCCCGGCTCGGCGAGCCGGGGCATCGGATGCGGTGAAGCGGCGGTGAGGCAGTGAGGAATGCGGCCGTCAGACGTGCATGCCGTGCGGCCGGACCGTGTGTGTGTCAGAGCTCACGCCGTGCGGCCGGACCGTGCGGGGATCAGACGTGCATGCCGTGCGGCCGGACCGTGCGGGGATCAGACGTTCACGCCGTGCGAGCGCAGGTACGCGACCGGGTCGATGTCCGAGCCGTACTCCGAGGTCGTACGCGCCTCGAAGTGGAGGTGCGGCCCGGTGGTGTTGCCGGTGGCCCCGGAGACGCCTATCCGCTGGCCCGGGGTGACCGTCTGCCCCACGGAGACACCGACGGACGACAGGTGGCCGTACATGGTGTACGTGCCGTCATGCATCTTGATCACGACTTGATTGCCGTAGGCACCGCCCCAGCCGGCTGTGACGACCGTGCCGGAGCCGACGGCGTGCACCGTGGTGCCGGACGCGGCGTGGAAGTCGACACCGGTGTGGCTACCGGAGGACCAGAGGCTGCCGCCTGCCTTGTAGCCGGTGGAGATGTACGAGCCGGTGATCGGCGGCACGAAGGAGTTGAGGCGCTTGCGTTCTGCCTCGCGGGCGGCCCGCTCCTTGGCCTCGCGCTCCTTCTTGGCCTTCTCCGCGGCCCGCTTGCGGGTGGCCTCCTCGGCCTTCTTCTCCGCGGCGGCCTCGTCGGCGGCCTGCTGCTGGGCGGCGGCCTGCGCGTCGATCTGCTCGGCGACCGAGTCGCCGATCGTGATGACCGGGATGAGCCCGGTCTGCTCGACGGAGGTGTCCGCGGCGAGCGCCGGGGAGGCCAGGGTTCCGATGACACCGGTGGTGGTGAGCGCCGCGACGCCGACGGCGTTCGTGGTCGTACGCTTCACCCGGCCCGGTCGGCGGTGCTTCCCGGTGCCACAGATGAACGCCATGGAGAGGCTGATCCTTTCCTTCCTTCTCGCCTACCGGGTTAGCTGACGGGTTCGGAGCAGGAAGGTCTCCTACGGACCCCCTCCGAGGAGGGCCGTCCGATTCACCCCAGGGACTGCGTGTGGGTCCCCGGCTCCCCTGGCTCGCGCCGTACGGGGACTCGGCGATGACTGTCCGGTGCCGCGGGCGCGGCGCACTGCCTGACGAACAGCCGGACCGACGCTAAACGGGACATCTTTCAAACAACAAACGGATCACGGCTTTTGTAGCGCATGCCACAGGTCAGACAGGCAACCTCCCTACCAATACGGACAACTGAGGACGAAGGCAGGGTAAAAGGAGGCCCAGGTGACTCTGCAGTCACCTGGGCCCTCAGGGAGTCGCGCCGTTCTACTCGGCCCGGACGACGGTCACTTCGCCGATTCCGAGCGCCTTGACCGGCTCCTCGATCTGCGCGGCGTCACCCACCAGGACCGTCACCAGACGGTCCACCGGGAACGCGTTCACGGCGGCCGCGGTGGCCTCCACGGTGCCGGTCGCGGCGAGCTGCTGGTACAGCGTCGCCTGGTAGTCGTCCGGCAGGTGCTGCTCGACCTGGTCGGCGAGCGTGCTCGCGACGGCCGCCGCGGTCTCGAACTTGAGGGGCGCCACACCCACCAGGTTCTGTACCGCGACGTCGCGCTCGGCGTCCGTCAGCCCCTCGGCGGCGAGGGTGCGCAGCACCTTCCAGAGGTCGTCGAGCGCCGGACCGGTGTTCGGGGTGTCCACAGAGCCGCTGATGGCGAGCATGGCGACGCCCGTGGCGTCCGGTGCCGAGCGCAGCACCTGGCCGAACGCCCGCACACCGTAGGTGTAGCCCTTTTCCTCGCGCAGGACGCGGTCCAGGCGCGAGGTGAGGGTGCCGCCGAGGCAGTACGTGCCGAGCACCTGGGCGGGCCAGACGCGATCGTGCCGGTCGGCGCCCACACGGCCGATGAGCAGCTGCGTCTGGACGGCGCCGGGGCGGTCCACGATGATCACGCGGCCGGTGTCGTCGGCGCTCACCGGCGGCACGGGGCGCGGCTCGGCGGACGAGCCGGTCCAGGCGCCGAGCGTGTCGGCGAGCAGCTCGTCGAGGTCGACACCGGTCAGGTCACCGACGATGACGGCGGTGGCCGTCGCGGGGCGTACGTGCTTCTCGTAGAAGGCGCGTACGGCCGCCGAGTCGATCTTCTGGACGGTCTCCTCGGTGCCCTGGCGCGGGCGCGACATGCGCGAGGTCGCCGGGAACAGCTCCTTGGAGAGCTCCTTGGCGGCGCGGCGGGCCGGGTTGGCCATCTCGTGCGGGATCTCGTCCAGCCGGTTGCGGACCAGTCGCTCGACCTCGCTGTCCGCGAACGCCGGTGCCCTGAGGGCGTCGGCGAGCAGGCCCAGCGCCTTGGAAAGGCGCGAGACGGGGACTTCGAGTGACAGGCGCACGCCGGGGTGGTCGGCGTGCGCGTCGAGGGTGGCGCCGCAGCGTTCCA
This genomic interval from Streptomyces dengpaensis contains the following:
- a CDS encoding M16 family metallopeptidase: MTELATMDFHPQPQAGKAKPWAFPAPERGTLDNGLTLLRCHRPGQQVVAVEVILAAPLEAEPAGLDGLATIMARAFSEGTDRHSAEEFAAELERCGATLDAHADHPGVRLSLEVPVSRLSKALGLLADALRAPAFADSEVERLVRNRLDEIPHEMANPARRAAKELSKELFPATSRMSRPRQGTEETVQKIDSAAVRAFYEKHVRPATATAVIVGDLTGVDLDELLADTLGAWTGSSAEPRPVPPVSADDTGRVIIVDRPGAVQTQLLIGRVGADRHDRVWPAQVLGTYCLGGTLTSRLDRVLREEKGYTYGVRAFGQVLRSAPDATGVAMLAISGSVDTPNTGPALDDLWKVLRTLAAEGLTDAERDVAVQNLVGVAPLKFETAAAVASTLADQVEQHLPDDYQATLYQQLAATGTVEATAAAVNAFPVDRLVTVLVGDAAQIEEPVKALGIGEVTVVRAE
- a CDS encoding M23 family metallopeptidase is translated as MAFICGTGKHRRPGRVKRTTTNAVGVAALTTTGVIGTLASPALAADTSVEQTGLIPVITIGDSVAEQIDAQAAAQQQAADEAAAEKKAEEATRKRAAEKAKKEREAKERAAREAERKRLNSFVPPITGSYISTGYKAGGSLWSSGSHTGVDFHAASGTTVHAVGSGTVVTAGWGGAYGNQVVIKMHDGTYTMYGHLSSVGVSVGQTVTPGQRIGVSGATGNTTGPHLHFEARTTSEYGSDIDPVAYLRSHGVNV
- a CDS encoding GntR family transcriptional regulator; amino-acid sequence: MRIPAHSVCTAIRDDIVAGVYERGGRLTEELLARRYGVSRVPVREALRTLEAEGFVVTRRHAGACVAEPTEQEASDLLEMRMLLEPLGAARAAQRRTEAHLKVLRGLVRLGQERARRGNSEDLRSLGGWFHETLAQASGSPALTSTLAQLRHKIAWMYAVEAPADPAESWAEHGGIVDAVARGDSERARAITALHTERATAAHRLRFPGNGDRPERVRTSQHPVNMTGPRH